Within Planococcus citri chromosome 2, ihPlaCitr1.1, whole genome shotgun sequence, the genomic segment ctgaagacgacttcaggtgggttcaagtcattttagagcctccagtaggcttttgaaacttgaaattcccacaacattaattaatcaattggagttgacaagctgaaatttacttcgcaggtttcaaatggttttgaagcttccagctacttttaggaaattccaattttccaaaaaacgccatacaaccttcgaaaattcgctggaggctccaaaacgacttgaaatccacaagcagttgacttcgtagcgtattaaaattagtttgcagaatgaatttcgactctccatctcagtttgatgaaattttgtgaaaatttaaagttttaaaaatctgctggaggcttcaggaatttccaaagagtcgctggaggctccaaaacgacttgaaattcacctgcagtacttcgtagcgtattgaaattagttttcagaataaatttgagctttacaacttcaatttgagtttcaaaaatctgctggaggctccagaactgctcaaaacaagttgaaaccgtttcccatcgatttggcatgtcgaaaatagggtatatcccaaatgtcaggtttcttggtcaatttggtaaaattttgattttttctcacattttggccaaaatttgatttttgaaaattcaccaaatatcgaaaaaggtacttactttagcacttgaatacatcaaagaaatcaatctttcaaaccaaatctagacaaACCCCTCaaaactgggcgtaaaaatcctggcaattatacacgcccagtataaaaaaatgtcaaaaaaaaaaaaaaaaaaaattttgacaggtgatgaatttttgcatgatctttcgatctacgtttgtaaggtttgaaaaattttgtgcacgtcctatgttgaaacgcaaaatctgcgatttcggctgacctttcaatcaaaattgccgccattttgtaagtaatgccaattttttcagcaagtttgctttaaaatgttccttaggatgtcccctttaaggaaaacgttgtcccggaggatcggcagggggtgcaattaccccCATttccgtggactaaaatgttgttcaaatgtttttgaaatttttcattttcatggtttgtttgatacttcattttcaaattttaaattttgacaaattttctatttaaaaaaaaaaacttcattttttatttaataaagtgatttttcaacctaagcgctagcataatgctagcgaattgctagcgtcgatctctctcatggtatagtttgctactcttagataaagtgtgtcatcaagttgaatataagctcaaggtggtatcttgttgaaaagtaagaagagtgacatcactcttcttatactatcccaagatgctagcgttatgctacctctaagctgggacagtcgcctaatttttggaatttcctggagaactaccacctgttaaaggtaaacacccagaatttttaaaaattaattaatagtaattactttactgatcaaagtttttctacgctagcaaaatgctagcttcttgctagcataatttgcgctagcgtaaatggtgccggaatatgagacactttttgtaaaaattgctagcaaatcagtcgcgatttagtcgcatgtacgtagcagaatgcagagcaaagtgccaacaaaatgctagctttttgctagctttgtgccagctacgtgctagctatttgtgcgcaattctgctactctaatgcgacctaatcgcaactgatttgctagcattttttaaaaaaagtgtctcaaattccggcaccatttacgctagcacaaaatttgctagcatttggtcaactgggaagatctaccaaacaaaaaaaccaaTAATTTATAACAATATACATATATCTACTGTACGAGCGAAATCGTATGATGCAGTTCAAAGTACCTCGGTGcctataataataatacaagCACCTACTTTTGTTGCTGAACGACGTTTTTTTGTGAATGAAGCGATGTTCCTTTTTGATGCAGTAATATATGTGTGCGTAAGTTAGTCCTGGATCTAAAATGTCTTatacagtttttttcttcataggGACAACGTGTATAGACCGGAAACGGGTTGGGATGATTTTCCAATAAGTGCTGATCGAGTTCACGATAAGAAAAGAATTGCGGATTTGAATCATTTGGATTTTGTTTCGCGCATATCAAACATTTCCTGCAAAAGTGAgcgaaatttttgattgttatttcaaatacataggtacttacgagcaacgaaaaaaaaaaattaaaaaagtagatTAAACTGAAGTCATTGtaggatgaaaaaattgacagaaataaGCAAGGTATAGTTGGTATAGGTAtcggtacctatacttactttcTATATTGTTTAGAAATGGTTTTATCAGGAATGCACATCCGTGAATTCAAAAGTGGCACGGGTGATGGTCCTTCACTTGCAGAACATGAATCTATAGGATGAAAAGGATCGATACTTCCATGGACACTCaaatagttttcatttttcatacattgttctcctctgaaaaaaaaaaaacaaaaaaatgtaatcgtGTGCCCAAGCATCATAATTCTGGAGACAATGAgacattttgttttaaattttcattcaactgaACAAGAGAAATTTCATACTACTTTTTGCATTCAGAAGACGttgatgaatttgtttttttatttgaataatttgaggGGAAATATTCATCTTCACTTGAATACTTATCGTTCTTTATAAATTTTCGTtctctgaaagaaaaaaaatcctagttTCAATTCAAACTTGAAGCCAAAAACTTCAAGTGGTGTGTAGTTGAAGTTGGAGCCTAATGTCCATGAAAAGTTGAATCTAACTGCCCACCTTAGATTATAACGCCAATTGGGGATTTCTACACAAGACATCTCATTGATCTCGTTACAAtaatagtttgaatttttgccgGATTCAGTGACTAAATCTTCTTCTGCCATTTCGACATCCGCATCATTTTCTGTCCTGCAAAATCAAACACCTAggtaaatttttacaacaaaattaaaaatgtaaatttttgaactttcaatgcAACAATTCAGCATGTTTTTTTCCTACTTACACTTCATTAAAACTACTGATTTCTGACGGATTTTGTAGATTGTCTGAGTTTTGAATGGCTAAATCTTCATTAGAATTCTCGACATCACCGTATTCATTATTACTCAACGGAGAAGAATCGGAGCTGATTTGATGACGTAAGATTTCTTCGGCGGTGTCGTCAGAACTAGTAAACTCGATTGATGTACTCGTAGTACCAATTTGTGGTGGATTTTCTTGATCGTCTGGGTTTTCAATACCTATATCTTCATCATTGGAACTAACAACTTCGTTACATTTATTCTGACCGGATAAAGAAGAATCGCATTTGTCTTGGTTACTGGTAATTGTTTCAGAGTTGCGAACCACCTCATCGTTGGGCAATGAGAAATTCGAAGATGGCGTTACGACACACGaaggaatttcatttttggaaaatgaatacGATTTATTATGGCTGTCATTACGATTTGCAAACCTTTGCGAAGACGACGCGATTAAATCGGTCAAAAATAGTctacaatcatttttttccagcgTCCCATTGTTCGTTGGAACAATCTTGCTCTGCGAATTTTCCGAAATAGAAAACAAGGTGGAGTAAAACGTGAACAAATTTGTAAACTCGAGTAAATTTACACCTTCGTTTAACACAGGTTGCGTTAATGTTTGTTGtaatattgaaggttttgaTCTATCATAAGAACACGCTGAAGGAAACTCAACATTTTTATCCGTAACATGAAGTGGGCATAAATCAACATCGTCGATACCGGATTGctctttatttttatgatttttaatcaAAGCATCTTCGCCGTTAATAACCTGTGTCTCGTTTTCATAAACTTTACAGCACGAATTATTCGAATCTATTGAAGATTTTCTTTTATCTAGATCGGAGATGGATTTTTCGACAGCTTTGCTCAACCACGACACATCCTCttcgatttcatcaatttttttcgatatcgGGCCTTCCTTAACTAATTCTTCATGCAGCGTGTTAATCACTCGAGATAAAAGTAATCTCTCTCTTTCAACCACCAAATCCTTCGCTTTGTATCTGGCTACGGTTGTTTCGAGCTCTGCGATCTTATCGTTGGCTTTCTGTAGAgatgatttcaaaatatcacGTTCTTTCCTTATTTCTTCCCATTTTGAAGAACAGGAACGTATTTGAGTCAGTAGGccactgaaactgaaaaataatatgttattaatatacataggtacctatctacttattaCTTCACTGCCCATTTTACGAGGAAAACTCCCAGAGATTCAACAAACAAACGTAGCATTTCAGAAAAGCCTCAACGAATCTCGTAACTACCTACTCTGATCAGTTTTCATGATAAAAAATAACCGAGAACACTAAGATTTGTATGGAGgcctcacaagggaacctcttgagatatccgcctccgatttgaacgggaccgcgatattttgaaagagcatggtctaaaacccccaaaaccaaattttcagctgcccaacttcatatctcgatatttggcgaacgtttgaaaattcaaaattgactgtatTTGGTgatttaagattttttcaagaaagtgCGTACacgatcagtaaaaatgattaaaataaatcctaaaactgatattgattccccaaaaacaaatttcgccatttccagccattctggagcctccagcgcgattcttcaatttctccagaatttttaatttgttccagaagacgttaatatgaagttgggcagctgaaaatcgagttgtgtgttagtgttacactcgacctgtttaacgaatttatacacatttgagccgaatctggaggggacaccacgagagtggttttttgaccagcttttttcataataaaaatgggttaattaatgacgaaatacagcaattcgcgcgaatttcaaacattttctcacaaacgagaaatttttgagttttggattttttaattttgaaaaaagctgatcaaaaaaccacttttgaggtgtcactctcaaaatcggctgaaatgtggataaactcgctaaacaggtcgagtgtaatacacaactcgattttcagctgccccaCTTCATAttaacgtcttctggagcaaattaaaaattctggagaaattgaaaaatcgcgctggaggctccagaatggctggaaatggcgaaatttgtttttgggaaatcaatatcagttttaggatttattttgatcatttttactgatcatgtacgtacttttttgaaaaaagctaaaatcACCAAATACagtctattttgaattttcaaacgttcgccaaatatcgagatatgaagttgggcagctgaaaatttggttttggtagACCaggctctttccaaaaatcgcggtcccgttcaaatcggaggcggacacctcaagaggttcccttgtcagatcGATCGAGTGTTACATATTTGAGTGTAAGTCATCGCTATAATGAGGGAACGATTTGTTATCACTTATCAACTAAAGCAGAGTGAGCTAGGTACCTGAATACCAAAGTCAAAATGAGAAGATACCTATGTAATAATAATTAGAATAAATACTTATTAGGCAGGTATTAAGTACAAATAATTCATTGCTAATTTCTATACACATTACACAGCACGAAAACATTCGGTACTTACCTGCATAATATTTGGTCGacttgatgtaatttttttgaagttcaattttgaaaaataacttatctactatcaaattatttttttaaaaaatcatttttttttcgtgtatatgtttgaaagtttgtttCAGGGCtttcttttaaattattttttgaacataaataaagttttagcattttttaacctttttttcagaatatgtACCTTCCAAAATGTCATTTTGTCAgctgaaaaatttctctttttcttcatttttctgaatgttttgacattttaaaatgttgatgaGTCAAAACTGTCAAGAGTCTTTGACTCAAAACTTCTAAttgtaagtatgtaggtacttatttatggACATCAGACGGAAACGCCTCGATGCTTCAACTTTCTCCTACACGCTGTTTTTCTGTACATCTACTCGTACATTCTTAAATAACCCTCTCGCCCGCTCCTGGTACGAAGTCCAAACATATCTGTGTACTGTGTTTGAAAACGTTTGAGAGTCAGTTGTTTGTGAGTTCGTGTCATTCACTCATTCTCATTCTTTATAAACAGTCCTGTTAAGACTGATGacacctacgagtacatacgaatTTTGTTTGACGCGTCATTCAGGTCATTGCTATTCTGAAACACAGACACATTCAACATGTTCGGAGGGATGGTCAAATTATGTCTTCAATTACTGTGAGATCACCTATATCTTTCCTTCTAGGAAACCTAGTGGGGAGAGGTAGAGGACTGGTAGGTAATAGACCACTAAAGAGTACCTACTCATTAATTTTCTTAAAACACCTAACAAATCACAGATTAGACTTTTAgcttgaaaaaataggtacccctttaatttttgaatttttgttctcaCTGATGATTATTGGAAAACCTaattattgttttgaaattctaaaaaaattaacctaACGTGCACCACCGacgctcaaaaacatttttgaaacaaaaaaatagtagAACAGTCTGCCTACATGTAATGTAATCAACATAGATCTATACAtataattacaaataaaaactGATAAGTGCGTAATTTGCTCACCTCGAATTGACAGACTCCATCAAATGTCAGATTGACGATGCTGTAATAACAAAATTTCCAATCGGCTACCTACGTTGCAATGCGGAAACCGAAGCAAGAAAGTGACGGTTTGCATTACGACGCTAAAAAGACATTGTAGTGGTACTCGAAATTCAACGAacgtttttattcttttcacaATACGATGCTATTTATGTATCTGTGGTGTAGATTCGTTGTACTGTGCCACACACAGGCGAGCGATAACGCAATGATAACGACATTAGGTACTATGCTCACTTCATAAATAGGTAATAACGCTGACCTAAAAAGTTGTTACGGGGCAAGTGTTCGTCAtgtgtgaaaatttcccctttgaAGACGATGGAAAGTGGTTACTACAACGTTTaaagaagtttaaaaattgtctcACAATTCTCAACAATATCCGCCATTACTTTTTACTTATCTTTATTTTAGGGCATCTTTGGCCTGGAAGAAAGAATGTGCCACGCGCTTCGCGTATACTTTTGGAGCGAAAATTTCTACTTCGTTGTGAAATTCACAACTAATAATTTTATCGAGCGCCTGCAATAGTGCAGTTAGACTAATCACTCCAAACGCAGGAGTTGAGcgtaataaaatatcaaaacaagAGAGTGGGAGGtacttacacattttttttaccaagaagTCATTTGTGCAAGCGCGTGGGTCAGGAgtttcccacgacaacaccgtgggaAAACTCCGAGCGTCGGTgtaacgattta encodes:
- the LOC135835667 gene encoding uncharacterized protein LOC135835667 isoform X1; amino-acid sequence: MESVNSSFSGLLTQIRSCSSKWEEIRKERDILKSSLQKANDKIAELETTVARYKAKDLVVERERLLLSRVINTLHEELVKEGPISKKIDEIEEDVSWLSKAVEKSISDLDKRKSSIDSNNSCCKVYENETQVINGEDALIKNHKNKEQSGIDDVDLCPLHVTDKNVEFPSACSYDRSKPSILQQTLTQPVLNEGVNLLEFTNLFTFYSTLFSISENSQSKIVPTNNGTLEKNDCRLFLTDLIASSSQRFANRNDSHNKSYSFSKNEIPSCVVTPSSNFSLPNDEVVRNSETITSNQDKCDSSLSGQNKCNEVVSSNDEDIGIENPDDQENPPQIGTTSTSIEFTSSDDTAEEILRHQISSDSSPLSNNEYGDVENSNEDLAIQNSDNLQNPSEISSFNEVTENDADVEMAEEDLVTESGKNSNYYCNEINEMSCVEIPNWRYNLRERKFIKNDKYSSEDEYFPSNYSNKKTNSSTSSECKKGEQCMKNENYLSVHGSIDPFHPIDSCSASEGPSPVPLLNSRMCIPDKTISKQYRKKCLICAKQNPNDSNPQFFSYRELDQHLLENHPNPFPVYTRCPYEEKNCIRHFRSRTNLRTHILLHQKGTSLHSQKNVVQQQK
- the LOC135835667 gene encoding uncharacterized protein LOC135835667 isoform X2, producing the protein MESVNSSFSGLLTQIRSCSSKWEEIRKERDILKSSLQKANDKIAELETTVARYKAKDLVVERERLLLSRVINTLHEELVKEGPISKKIDEIEEDVSWLSKAVEKSISDLDKRKSSIDSNNSCCKVYENETQVINGEDALIKNHKNKEQSGIDDVDLCPLHVTDKNVEFPSACSYDRSKPSILQQTLTQPVLNEGVNLLEFTNLFTFYSTLFSISENSQSKIVPTNNGTLEKNDCRLFLTDLIASSSQRFANRNDSHNKSYSFSKNEIPSCVVTPSSNFSLPNDEVVRNSETITSNQDKCDSSLSGQNKCNEVVSSNDEDIGIENPDDQENPPQIGTTSTSIEFTSSDDTAEEILRHQISSDSSPLSNNEYGDVENSNEDLAIQNSDNLQNPSEISSFNEVTENDADVEMAEEDLVTESGKNSNYYCNEINEMSCVEIPNWRYNLRERKFIKNDKYSSEDEYFPSNYSNKKTNSSTSSECKK